In one Acidimicrobium ferrooxidans DSM 10331 genomic region, the following are encoded:
- a CDS encoding acetyl-CoA hydrolase/transferase family protein has translation MEIIGDDTLRKRLAAIGRREPRIVAGGNFLTPTALLGAAEAELERWRLFILNAQHPIPARPGITYESPFLGPAIRDQGDALRYLPMRLSLVPTLLATTLVPDVVMVQTSLPIAGRVSLGTEVNILPAAIEAVRSHGGLVIAQLNPHVPYVFGDGEIETDAIDWAIEAEAPLSSPDARNADDPQAAAIAEHVARLVPSGATLQLGIGAIPDRVLARLEDRRGLRIWSEMISDGVLALERRAALDRSEPITASFLFGSAELYAWADRNPRLRLLRTETINDPAMIMRQPRMTAINAALQVDLFAQANACHLGPRVISGFGGQPDFTVGALHAREGQSIIALRSWHSPTDASNVRACLDTPVTSFQHSAIVSEHGVAHLFGASATEQAQRIITMVADPRARDELAADARADHGRA, from the coding sequence ATGGAGATCATCGGAGACGACACGTTACGCAAGCGGCTCGCCGCCATCGGCCGTCGTGAGCCGCGCATCGTGGCAGGCGGGAACTTCCTCACCCCAACGGCCCTCCTCGGCGCCGCCGAGGCCGAACTCGAACGCTGGCGCCTGTTCATCCTGAACGCCCAGCACCCGATCCCGGCTCGCCCGGGCATCACCTACGAGTCGCCCTTCCTCGGCCCAGCCATCCGCGACCAAGGCGACGCCCTGCGCTATCTGCCCATGCGCCTGTCGCTGGTGCCGACCCTCCTCGCCACCACGCTCGTACCCGACGTCGTGATGGTCCAGACGTCCCTTCCGATCGCGGGTCGGGTCTCACTCGGAACGGAGGTCAACATCTTGCCTGCGGCGATCGAGGCCGTTCGCTCGCACGGTGGCCTCGTCATCGCCCAGCTCAACCCTCATGTGCCCTACGTCTTCGGCGACGGAGAGATCGAGACCGACGCCATCGACTGGGCCATCGAGGCAGAGGCGCCGCTGTCCTCGCCGGACGCGCGCAACGCCGACGATCCCCAGGCAGCAGCCATCGCCGAGCACGTCGCACGTCTTGTCCCGAGCGGCGCCACGCTCCAGCTCGGTATCGGCGCCATCCCCGATCGCGTCCTGGCGCGCTTGGAGGATCGACGTGGCTTGAGGATCTGGAGCGAGATGATCAGCGACGGCGTCCTCGCCCTGGAGCGGCGAGCCGCCCTCGATCGGAGCGAGCCCATCACCGCGTCGTTCCTCTTTGGCTCGGCTGAACTCTATGCGTGGGCCGACCGCAACCCGAGGCTCCGTCTCCTTCGGACCGAGACGATCAACGACCCTGCCATGATCATGCGCCAGCCACGCATGACCGCGATCAACGCCGCCCTCCAGGTGGATCTGTTCGCGCAGGCGAACGCGTGCCACCTCGGCCCTCGCGTCATCTCCGGCTTTGGCGGACAACCCGACTTCACCGTCGGTGCGCTCCATGCGCGCGAGGGCCAGTCCATCATCGCACTGCGCTCCTGGCACTCCCCAACCGACGCCTCGAACGTGCGCGCCTGCCTCGACACGCCGGTGACGTCGTTCCAGCACTCCGCGATCGTTTCGGAGCACGGTGTCGCCCACCTCTTCGGCGCGAGCGCGACTGAACAAGCGCAACGCATCATCACCATGGTCGCCGATCCGCGAGCTCGCGACGAACTCGCAGCCGACGCTCGCGCCGACCACGGGCGCGCATAG
- a CDS encoding lysylphosphatidylglycerol synthase transmembrane domain-containing protein has translation MRGTRRSLGKLIRHFAIRGLAGFVILLVIEYLVVPEFAGFRKTLSLLDRANYWLVPLAALAEALSLFAYAKLTETVLPRPTPSIGQLAKVDLAGLAVSHVLPGGSASGVGLTARLLSNLGVRGADTGVALATQSVGSALILNALLWLALLVSLPFYGFNEVYLVVAVLGVALMAISIAVVILLTRGNRRTQHAVGTVIDHVPPLAHRRRSIEHAIAQTAERLRALGRDPQLLRRASAWALANWLFDATTLWIMLAAFGQLMNPVALIVAYGIANVAAVLPLTPSGLGVVETLAITLLTGFGAPRGVAILGVLTWRIFNFWLPIPVGVAAYVSLRVQRGEDVTLELDRIDPNLGRPDPDVSDHDPNH, from the coding sequence CTGCGCGGAACCCGTAGGAGCCTCGGCAAGCTCATACGACACTTCGCGATTCGAGGGCTCGCAGGGTTCGTCATCCTGCTCGTGATCGAGTACCTCGTCGTTCCCGAATTCGCGGGCTTTCGCAAGACGCTGTCGCTCCTCGACCGCGCCAACTATTGGCTGGTACCGCTCGCCGCCTTGGCCGAGGCTCTGTCGCTGTTCGCGTATGCGAAGCTCACCGAGACGGTACTCCCGCGCCCCACGCCGAGCATCGGGCAGCTCGCCAAGGTCGACCTCGCGGGCCTTGCGGTCTCGCACGTCCTCCCTGGTGGCTCCGCGAGCGGCGTCGGGCTCACCGCGCGGCTGCTGTCGAACCTGGGGGTTCGCGGGGCCGACACCGGTGTCGCGCTCGCGACCCAGAGCGTCGGATCTGCCCTCATCTTGAACGCACTGCTGTGGCTCGCCCTGCTCGTGTCGCTCCCGTTCTACGGCTTCAACGAGGTCTACCTCGTCGTCGCCGTCCTCGGCGTCGCGCTGATGGCGATCTCCATTGCGGTCGTGATCCTGCTCACCCGTGGCAACCGTCGCACCCAGCACGCGGTCGGTACGGTGATCGACCACGTCCCTCCGCTCGCCCATCGTCGTCGCTCCATCGAACACGCCATCGCTCAAACGGCCGAGCGACTCCGCGCACTCGGGCGCGACCCGCAGCTCCTCCGGCGCGCGTCAGCGTGGGCGCTCGCCAACTGGCTCTTCGATGCAACGACCCTGTGGATCATGCTGGCGGCGTTCGGCCAGCTCATGAACCCGGTCGCGCTCATCGTCGCCTACGGCATCGCCAACGTCGCTGCGGTGCTGCCGCTCACGCCGAGCGGACTCGGGGTCGTCGAGACCCTCGCGATCACCCTCCTGACCGGATTCGGTGCGCCCCGAGGTGTCGCGATCCTCGGCGTCCTCACGTGGCGGATCTTCAACTTCTGGCTCCCGATCCCCGTCGGCGTCGCCGCCTACGTCTCACTGCGCGTCCAGCGCGGCGAGGACGTGACGCTCGAGCTCGATCGGATCGACCCGAACCTCGGCCGACCCGACCCCGACGTGTCCGACCACGATCCCAACCATTGA
- a CDS encoding AI-2E family transporter: MVERRSLSLRDLLIAEAVAAGLGVAVWAFAVLRHLELEIVVAGVLALVIEPIVSRLVRLGLPRVVAVLVTAVLVLAALVGLAAAFVVPLVNAGQRLLGDLPGLLSRLRAHRAAIEALLVRLHLQHALDVGAQSIAHAAQLAVTPALSVASGAVGSLATLAVIGTLAVFLSLEAPKAIAWLVAQLDASRRPRVEGVLHDVAIAVAGYVLGNLATSVVAGLVIGVTYAILGLPDPALIGLWVGLVDLLPLVGGLAGGVPAVALALVGGPEDVVIVLIVVLAYQQIENHVLNPVVYAKTVRLSPLWVLVAILVGAQAASLPGALIAIPIASAIQVIARETLRDPLRRWLGRGSGAVVAQGTDLPTPSTDTGDELVQAGEGGKGSPGGAGDVGVVQQQRGTGAEPVREVGEDRGAGRGKPPVAPPA; this comes from the coding sequence ATGGTCGAGCGACGGAGCCTCTCGCTCCGTGACCTCCTCATCGCCGAGGCCGTGGCCGCCGGGCTCGGCGTCGCGGTGTGGGCGTTCGCCGTGCTTCGTCACCTCGAGCTCGAGATCGTCGTGGCGGGTGTTCTCGCGCTCGTCATCGAACCGATCGTCTCGAGGCTCGTGCGTCTCGGACTGCCCCGTGTCGTCGCGGTGCTCGTCACCGCGGTGTTGGTGCTCGCCGCGCTCGTCGGCCTCGCGGCCGCGTTCGTCGTTCCGCTCGTGAACGCCGGTCAGCGGCTGCTCGGAGATCTCCCGGGCCTGCTCAGCCGCTTGCGTGCCCATCGAGCCGCGATCGAGGCGCTGCTCGTGCGCCTTCACCTCCAGCACGCGCTCGACGTGGGTGCGCAGTCGATCGCCCACGCGGCGCAGTTGGCGGTGACCCCGGCGCTGTCCGTGGCGAGCGGTGCGGTCGGTTCGCTCGCCACGCTCGCGGTGATCGGCACGCTCGCCGTGTTCCTCTCGCTCGAGGCGCCGAAAGCGATCGCCTGGCTGGTGGCGCAGCTCGATGCGTCGCGGCGTCCTCGTGTCGAGGGCGTCCTGCACGACGTCGCGATCGCGGTGGCGGGCTACGTGCTCGGCAACCTCGCGACTTCGGTGGTTGCCGGTCTGGTGATCGGGGTGACCTATGCGATCCTCGGTCTCCCGGACCCAGCACTCATCGGACTGTGGGTCGGGCTCGTCGATCTCCTGCCGTTGGTCGGTGGGCTCGCAGGCGGAGTACCGGCGGTCGCGCTCGCGCTCGTCGGCGGACCCGAGGACGTCGTCATCGTGCTGATCGTGGTCCTGGCCTACCAGCAGATCGAAAATCACGTGCTCAATCCGGTCGTCTATGCGAAGACGGTCCGGTTGAGTCCCCTCTGGGTCCTCGTGGCCATCTTGGTCGGCGCACAGGCTGCGTCGCTGCCGGGAGCGCTCATCGCCATACCGATCGCGAGTGCGATCCAGGTGATCGCGCGTGAGACGCTGCGCGATCCGTTGCGGCGTTGGCTTGGGCGTGGCTCAGGCGCCGTGGTCGCGCAGGGGACCGATCTGCCAACCCCGAGCACGGACACGGGCGACGAGCTCGTCCAGGCTGGCGAGGGTGGCAAGGGGAGCCCCGGGGGCGCTGGTGACGTCGGAGTCGTGCAGCAGCAGCGTGGCACCGGGGCCGAGCCGGTGCGTGAGGTCGGCGAGGATCGAGGTGCTGGACGCGGCAAACCGCCAGTCGCGCCCCCAGCTTGA
- a CDS encoding MGDG synthase family glycosyltransferase: MSQPRVLIVSARLGGGHDGAARAIADHLGRHGADVSIVDFLDAAPRLGTMLETVFRVEVERAPWAYRLEFELWSHIPALTKVARAVFRRAFGAKVREWLQTIDPDIVIATHPFPAQLLGEFRRRRDPCVADRHLVTFLTDFSVHPMWIHPDIDVHLAVAETAAVQAKRRGHLRGPVVRVGPFVDERFRMLPERASARRHLGLPPDARIALIVGGSWGVGKLVETAAALASTGDVLPVVLAGHNEELRARAAAADGIVAVGWTNEVDLWLAASDVVVQNAGGLSSLEAMAARRPVISYEPIVGHGAENVAAMAESGVTFWARNVRELRDAVVHYASAPEELTLPALAQFQATPEAPILDLLTEAPPRPALSPQRVVLRRGLVGVASAASVFVAVNVASGLIGYEGLNLSAAARPTHVAYLAALLPTPDLASPALDAALHNDHIAVVVTERGVRRDPAAVAMAGAAGVALVNGGAGSRIGDLSLIVPVNDLQLGRAALSAVLGSPVNVYVPQNTINAVDLAWAALHHQSVIPARIIPPRALASTIAPGSIVEVADPTASVASALALAASTRQALAARHLVGAPVSELARAPELSA; encoded by the coding sequence CGGCACGATGCTCGAGACCGTCTTCCGCGTCGAGGTCGAGCGTGCGCCCTGGGCGTATCGGCTCGAATTCGAGCTCTGGTCACACATCCCTGCACTGACCAAGGTCGCGCGCGCAGTGTTCCGACGAGCCTTCGGCGCGAAGGTTCGCGAATGGCTCCAGACGATCGACCCGGACATCGTCATCGCGACCCATCCCTTCCCCGCGCAGCTGCTCGGCGAGTTCCGCAGGCGGCGTGACCCGTGCGTCGCGGACCGCCACCTCGTCACCTTCCTCACCGACTTCTCCGTCCATCCGATGTGGATCCACCCCGACATCGACGTCCACCTCGCGGTCGCCGAGACCGCCGCTGTCCAGGCCAAGCGCCGCGGCCACCTGCGTGGACCCGTCGTGCGCGTCGGGCCCTTCGTCGACGAGCGCTTCCGGATGCTGCCGGAGCGAGCCAGCGCGCGTCGCCACCTCGGCTTGCCGCCTGACGCGCGCATCGCCCTCATCGTCGGCGGTTCGTGGGGGGTGGGCAAACTCGTCGAGACCGCCGCAGCGTTGGCCAGCACGGGCGACGTCCTGCCCGTCGTGCTCGCCGGTCACAACGAGGAGCTCCGAGCGCGCGCAGCCGCGGCCGACGGGATCGTCGCCGTCGGTTGGACGAACGAGGTCGACCTCTGGCTCGCCGCCTCGGACGTGGTCGTCCAGAACGCGGGAGGACTGTCATCGCTCGAGGCGATGGCCGCACGCCGTCCGGTGATCTCCTACGAACCGATCGTCGGCCACGGTGCCGAGAACGTCGCCGCGATGGCCGAGAGCGGCGTGACGTTCTGGGCACGCAACGTACGCGAACTCCGCGACGCGGTCGTCCACTACGCCTCCGCGCCCGAAGAGCTCACGCTCCCGGCGCTCGCACAGTTCCAGGCAACCCCCGAAGCACCCATCCTCGACCTGCTGACAGAGGCTCCGCCGCGACCAGCACTCTCCCCCCAGCGCGTTGTGCTCCGTCGAGGACTCGTCGGGGTCGCGAGCGCCGCGTCCGTCTTCGTCGCGGTCAACGTCGCATCGGGCCTCATCGGCTACGAGGGCCTCAACCTGTCCGCAGCCGCACGGCCGACCCACGTTGCCTATCTCGCGGCGCTCCTGCCGACACCGGACCTCGCGTCGCCGGCACTCGACGCCGCCCTGCACAACGACCACATCGCCGTCGTCGTGACCGAACGCGGGGTTCGTCGTGACCCAGCCGCCGTGGCGATGGCCGGAGCAGCGGGCGTCGCGCTCGTCAACGGGGGCGCGGGTTCGCGTATCGGCGACCTCAGCCTCATCGTCCCCGTCAATGATCTTCAGCTCGGACGCGCGGCGCTCAGCGCCGTCCTTGGCAGCCCCGTCAACGTGTACGTGCCGCAGAACACCATCAACGCGGTCGATCTCGCCTGGGCGGCGCTGCACCACCAGAGCGTGATCCCCGCCCGCATCATCCCGCCACGAGCGCTCGCAAGCACGATCGCGCCCGGTTCCATCGTCGAAGTCGCTGATCCCACCGCCTCCGTCGCGAGTGCACTGGCGCTCGCGGCGTCCACCCGCCAGGCGCTGGCAGCACGCCACCTCGTCGGCGCTCCGGTGAGCGAGCTCGCGCGCGCCCCGGAGCTGAGCGCGTGA